In Candidatus Bathyarchaeota archaeon, the genomic stretch CAGCTTTTTTAGACGGCGATAGAGGAGGAGACTTAATTCTTAAAGAGCTTCTTCAAGTTGCTGAGATAGATTATGTAGCTAGAGCTCCACCGGGAAAAGAGGTGGAAGAGCTTACACCTAAAGAAGTAATGAAGCAGCTTAGAGAAAAAATTCCAGTTGAACAATTAAAACTTGAAAACTATATAACAGTTAAATCGAGTTTACCAAAAGAAATATTTGATACAATTAAAGATTTAAAAGGAACGTTAGAAGCTGTTTTCTTCGATGAAAAGGGAAATATTTTATCTAGAATGCCTGTAGGCGAATTAGCTGAAAAAATTAAAGATGTAGAAGAAGCTTATTACCTTGTTTTTGATGGAATAATCACACAAAGAATATTAGATTTAGCTGAAACAAAAGAGATTAAAGTGATAATAGGCGATAGAATATCAGAAATCGCGAAAATACCTGTAAACATTAAAGTTTTAACATTCGCCAACTTAAATCAGCATTTATAGAAATAATTTTAAACTTATTAACTCATTAAATGCTTTAATAAAATTTTTTATGCCTTGATTTTTCGTATATTTTTAAGTTTCTTCTCTAGCTCTTCTTGATAAATCTTTTTTCTTCAAGTGAAAGCGATAAAATTTCAATATTTTATTAAAGCATTTATTAACCTAAAGTATATAGGTTTAGCTTCAACTGCTTTAGCCCAAGAAGCATGAACTTCATGAGGTTCTTGATATATGAAAACTTTATTCATTAAAGCTTTCAACTCTATGGTTACGTTTTTATGAAAAATTCATTAATGGAGGACGATGTGGCTAAATCTAGTAAACGTTTTTCATTTACTCCAAAAACTTTCACTACTCGACTTACAGCTGGAATTACTTGATGAAAAATGTAATATTCTACATCAATGTTCTCTATTGAAGAAAATTGATATGGTTCAGCTTTTTCATAAAGTTTACCAGAGCCTTTAGTTATCACGTAACCGATTTTATCTCCAGTTGTTAACTTCCATCCTTTTTGAATTAGTTTTTTAGCTGCTTCTATATGCGGGGCTTTAGCTTCATAATCGCTTACAGGTTTAGTTAAAGTTTTCCATAATATGAAATCTTCTAGATCACCTTTCTCTTTTCTCAATTTTTTTATAAAGTTTTTTATGTAATCTAAAGCTTTTTCTAAATTTTCTTCAATTAACAATATTTCTAAAGTTTTCTTTTGAGCTGTTTTAGCTATATTCGCCCAATCTCCTCTAACGGCTTCCATCCCAACTATATCTATATTATTTTCTTGAGTTAGTCCAGCGTATTTTTTCTTAGCTTCGCTAAAAATAATTTTCTTATAAAGTTTATCAACTTTAATTTCTACTCCAATTTTAGTTAAAGTTTTTTCTTGAAGATTTTTTATTTTCTCCGATAGATTTTCGACAAATATGCTGTCTGTATCGCTGTAAATAATTTTTAATCCTTCTTCTTCAGCTATATGCATAACTTCTTTTATTGCTTTTCTACCTAAAGCTGTTGCTGACTCAGCCACTTCTCTTGAATACCATCTTGCTCCAATCCAACCTGCATACCCGTAGCAAGCGTTAGTTATTATCTTTACAGCTTTGCTTCTTTCTTTTAAGAGTTTATATTCAACGCTTTCTTGAGGAAGCTGCTTTAAACGTTCTTTTATCGCGTTTCTTTCAGCTAGTAAATTTGAGAAAACTATTTTATATAAACCCGGCGGCTCTCTTCTAAACTTATGTTCAACTTCAGGTATAGAGATTAAATTTTCATTTGAATCGCTTGGTGAAGCTAAAGTATCTGGAGAAATATTGTAAAGCATCATTAAGTTAGGGTACATCGAAGCGAAATCTAAAACCGCTATATTTTTATGTAATCCATGTTTAGGGGATAGAACTGCGCCTCCTTTATAACTTTGATATATTTGTTCTTTTCTTCTAGGGATTAATTCATTCATTTTATAAGCTTGCATAATTAAATACGCGTCTACTCTAAATCCTACAGGTGCAGCGATAACTTGATCTAAAGGAAGATTGGTAATGCTTGATAATTGAATAAAGAAATCGAGGAGAACTTCGCACGCATTTAAAATTAATTCAGCGTTATTTAAGGAGGCTTTTAATAAAAATGCTCTTCCTTCTTTAGCTTTAATATACTTGGAAACATCAAGAATTAAAGGTTTAGCTTCATTTTTTTTAATTTTAAGAAAATCAGCTAATTCATCAAGTGTTTCAAGCTTAATTTCAGGAATATCTTTAGCGAAATCAAGTAAATCTAGGTTTGCTCTTCCAGCTATAGATATATGCCCATAAATACTTTTATGAGGTTTAGATTTATCTCTAGTCACATGTAAATCTAAACCATTAACTTCAGCTCTTTCAATTAAATAAAACCAATCAAAATTATTATTGTTAAAACCAACTATTACATCAGGGTTAACTTCATTAATAAATCTTGAAAATTCTTCTATAATATTTTCATCTTTAAGGTTAAATGCGGAAAACTGTTTTTTATGGTTAAGGTTGCTGCATGAAGAAATTAAAATTATAGGGTTTTCACTTGGCTTTAAAA encodes the following:
- a CDS encoding DNA polymerase II; the encoded protein is MKVNFWLLDIDRGEEDGKTVIRLWGINDKNERVVIYDKTFQPSFYLLVKNELLNSFLKELEEKKKAFKIASILIEEKKLFGRKVEALKLTFNSFEDLIKCSEQLCNRSEVIDHLEDDLRPAFKYMVEKGIVSCCWHEVEVKEVNKERLTVDKAYEAVSPPKLIEKKETPKLKILSFTITCCHEKGFLKPSENPIILISSCSNLNHKKQFSAFNLKDENIIEEFSRFINEVNPDVIVGFNNNNFDWFYLIERAEVNGLDLHVTRDKSKPHKSIYGHISIAGRANLDLLDFAKDIPEIKLETLDELADFLKIKKNEAKPLILDVSKYIKAKEGRAFLLKASLNNAELILNACEVLLDFFIQLSSITNLPLDQVIAAPVGFRVDAYLIMQAYKMNELIPRRKEQIYQSYKGGAVLSPKHGLHKNIAVLDFASMYPNLMMLYNISPDTLASPSDSNENLISIPEVEHKFRREPPGLYKIVFSNLLAERNAIKERLKQLPQESVEYKLLKERSKAVKIITNACYGYAGWIGARWYSREVAESATALGRKAIKEVMHIAEEEGLKIIYSDTDSIFVENLSEKIKNLQEKTLTKIGVEIKVDKLYKKIIFSEAKKKYAGLTQENNIDIVGMEAVRGDWANIAKTAQKKTLEILLIEENLEKALDYIKNFIKKLRKEKGDLEDFILWKTLTKPVSDYEAKAPHIEAAKKLIQKGWKLTTGDKIGYVITKGSGKLYEKAEPYQFSSIENIDVEYYIFHQVIPAVSRVVKVFGVNEKRLLDLATSSSINEFFIKT